The Neomonachus schauinslandi chromosome 11, ASM220157v2, whole genome shotgun sequence genomic sequence ATGTCCCCCTTTATAAACCCACTGTCCTCACCACTGTCTCCGGAGAAAGGAATCTCCCCCCGCAGAGGAGCAAGCTCAGACAAAACCCAGATCTGCCAATGCTCTCAACCTCTACTCTTTGAACCACAAGCCCCAGCGCGTCCGTCTGGCCCCCGCTGCGTGAGCTGGGGTGGGCACCTGAGCTCCTGGCGGGACACCTGAGTGTAGCGCAGGTTCAGCCTCTGGATGTGGCCTTTCCGCAGGCTGGTGGCCGCCTCCTTGGAGCCCGACGTCTGCTGGAAGCCAGGAGCCACCTTCCGCACGAAGGGCCTCTGCCGGTTGGGCAGCCACAGGACCTGCAGGCAGAAGGGGGCAGCCTCAGATTTCGCTTCTGTCACCTGGGGTTACAGCGTCTACCCCTCCTAAAGCCCCTGGAAGGGTTAAAAGTGATGGGATGTGGCCCACAGTGAGGCTCACGTGTAATAATCATCTACAGGGGACAACGTGGTCCAGCCAAGCCTGTGAAACTGCTCTCCCCTCTAGACCCGTCCCAAGACTGATAACCCGCGTCACTCTGTAGCTTGCCACCGGTCCCGTGTGCTGCCAGAAAGTGGTTTCCAATTTCTCTGATCTCCGAGTATGACACCACAGGGATGCAGAAATACGAGTGTTCCAGAGAACCGGCTCCTGCCCTCTGTCCGTTTCAAAGGCCTTTCTTGTGTCCCTCCCGTCCCCAGGACAACCTGTCAGGAAGGCAAGGGGCACGCTCCCCCATCCTGCACATGTGGAAGCTGAGGTCGGGACGGGCGGTGTGGTGTGTGGACGCTGGGGGCCAGCCAGGCCTGGGGCGCGGCCGGGCGGGGCCTCACCTGGTGCTGGGGGAAGCCGGAGCGCAGCAGGGCCTCCAGCGTGACGTTGAGGAAGCTGCCGCGGAACGGGTGCTCCCGAGGTGGGTCACGCAGGTTGAGCAGCAGTGTGGCGTTGCCCTTGGCCAGCTCCAGGAGCTCTGCCAAGCTGCAGATGGACTGGTTCTGCGCCTCCCTGTGGTCGGAGGGCGACAGGGAGCTGGCCGTCCAGAAGGGATCCGCCTGGCAGAGAGAGGGATACACGGGGCTGCCTCACCAGCCACCGAGCACGAGGTCAGGCAAACTGACGGCGGGGGCCCTGTGGGGAGTCTAGGAGACCCCAACCCTAACTTCTCCACGCCACCCGTTTCCTGAAAAGTCATTTGCTTGGAACTTCTCCCAGACTCCAGCACATTTCTCCTTTAGTAGCATTTCAGACCAGGAACCAATCTCCCTTTGGAGTTTGCCGGAGTTCCCAGTTTTTACCTGTTAACTGTTATCATCAGTGTCAACTTTTTCTGATGGGGAAGGCAGAACGAGAACAAGCACTAACGACTATGACATCTGGGCTCCAGTGGCAGGAGCTCAAGCAGGCCACTAACCAGCCTGGCTGTGAGTCACTGATGCTAGGGGACTAGGGGTCCTCTGAGCTGCTGGCCGCCCCTGGCCCTGTCACTCCATGGGGTCCCCGCCTGTGTTTTCCATGCCCAGGACTGGGACAGGTAGAGCCAGACCTTCAGGAACCACTGGCCGGCGTTGAGCCTCTGCAGGATGGTCCAGTTCAGCATGGAGGCGGGCCTGCGGGCGAGCTCCGGGAATTCCTCCGCCACGTTAGTAGTTCGCCGCAGGGTGTTGTCATGCATGAGGAAGGGCACACCATCCAGGCTGCGGGAAGGTGGGATCCCCCAAGTCACTGTCCACCCAGGTCCCTCACCTGCCCACCAGTGATCCCCTCCACCAACACCCATACACTCCTTCCCACCCACCTACAGCAGCCCCCATGGGACCCAGGCAGGCTttgctcctctctgggcctctggctCCCTGTGTGCACAGGGAGGACAGGGGGTGAGTCCCTCTGGCTCTCTgtgagggttggggggggtgggtagggaccGCTGAAGAGGGAGGGCTGGGCCTGTTAGCAACCATAGCAGATACGTGCGACCTCATTTGataatggggaaactgaggctgggagagggaagTATCTAGCTCAAACGCACTAGCCCAGGAAGTGGTAGAACCTGACTTAGAACCCAGTCCATGTGACGCCATAAAAGGACAGGACAAATGCAGGCCCCCTTTGACACATTCCCCCTTACCACCATCCTGGTCTACCCGACTGGGGCTGCCAACAGCCCCTGTGGTATCTTAGTGTGAAACAGTAAGAGGCACATGTGGCCCCCTTCCTCAAGGCACATCTGCTAGAAAGTGATAAACACACAATTCTGTGATGTCTACACTGGGAACGATGGGTTATCTTAACGGTGGTATCTACACTCGGAACCTCACGTGTGTGGTGCCCCTCTTCACTCACTACACCACCTGTGTAAACTACACATGGTAGCCCCGCCTCTTTCCCCCTTTCAAGAGGTCGTCTGTTGTGAGATTGGTATGAATTCTTCTCAACCTTTATACTACtaagtacttttaaaatctacatgTTGAGAACATAGAAATCGTTTTATGTGGTCTTCgaactaaaatataaatgacGTCACAGTGACTGTATCGCTCTGCAAtgtgcttatttcacttatccgTGTTTGAGCTCCGTCTTGCTGAGCCGTATAGATCTAGTCTTTCCTTCAGCTGGATCTGTGGCAGGACTCCAggtcccactcccccacccctgcttgaaCCAAGAGCATCTatttatttccctattttatattctggCATTTGTCACAAATAGGGTGTGGGCCCTGCAGTGGGTAATCCAAGCCTTGGCCCTCCCATCTCTGAGGCTCTGGGACCCGAAGTTCCTCCAGCAAAGTCCCAGATGTGGATGTGGCGGGCATGAGTGGCGCTGTGGtcctcccaacccccacaccTACCTGATGGTGACATCAGCCTGTAACCCATATAGCTTCTGTTCCAGGGCCTTCCGGAAGGACATCAGCGTGTGCTCTGGGGCCAGCTACGCAGGAAGGGAGAGCCAAGATTTAGCTGATGTACACCTCCCCAGCTAGTGTAGACCCTTCTGTGTTGGGAGGCTGGAGTAGGCCTAGTTCTAGTTCCTGCTCGTCCAGGCAGtagctgtgggaccctgggcacCACGCAGCTTCTCCGAggctcggtttcctcatctgttaaatcgTGCCTGCCTCACAGGTTTTCTTtgcaggggaggaggcaggggtggtTAGTGTTGATGTATATAAATGTGGGGGTGCaatctggggctggggctgcggcCATGTTTCCTCCTGGTTAACCCCAGGTCTGGGTGGAGAtcccagagggagaggagaaggtaCTCAGGATGGCAGAGTTTCCACAGGGtgcccagttttctcatctatacagATATGACAAGACCATCCCCTAGACCGTTACAGGGATTATAAGCCCCCAACATGTTGTCTGATATGCAGTAAGTGTTTAATAAGTGACTACTATTAATCCTATAGCATATACATCACAAGATCCTAGTTCTAGCCCTGGCCCTGCCATAAACTAGCTTTGTGACCATCGGTGCATGTCTTTCTCCtatggacctcagtttccccatcttcccCTTGGGGATATATATTCAGTGTTCTCTGAATTCACTGGGTCCTTCCAGTTGGGGGTCTTTCCAGTTGGGAGTTCCaggtctccctccctctttctgtctggTCTGAAGACCCTGTCATATCCTCTGTAGCCACTGGGCGTCACCACCAGACCAAGGATTGGGCTAGGACCCAGTGCgcggggtggagggtggggggcgtTAAGAGGAAGGGAGGTCTTCTGGCAGTGAAGGGATGGGCTGTAAGGGGTTCCTGTGGCTGATCTCATTCCCACCAAGATACACTTGTGcccatcttctctccctctggccacgCCGCTCCCACACATAACACATTCCCTTCCTCTGGGGAGGCAGCCTAGCACAGCAAGGGCTGTGGGGCCAAGAAGGAACAATTCCACTCCCCGCTCACCTCACCTCTGCACCTCAGCTTCTCTTGCTATAAAACCGGCTAATGTTATCAAGCTCATAGGTGAGATGAGAGACATCAGCAGTCTCTATACCCGagttcctttcttccccttcccctggggCAGAGCAGCTTTGGGGGACACGGCTCCCTTCTCCCAGTCAGGTGAGCTGTGTGAGGCCCTACCCAGAGGCAGAACAGGGCCATGGAGGCATTAGAGATGGGCGTGGACTCAGTGGAGTTCCTGCCCATCTTGCCTCTAAATGTCCTGCGGCCATGCGTCTCACAAGTGACCACCTCAGAGGTGCCAAAGCTCCCTTGTTGGCTGAGGCTGCAGAAGGTAGACTGTGGGGAGCACCGCAGGGGCTACAAAGACCCTTGGGGAGCAGAGGAAgtgatggggaagggcagaggcttTGTAAACTCAGGTCTCCCTGGGATAGGTGCTGGCTTCCTGGAGAAAGAGCCGTGGAAACCTAGCCTGCCCTGGCCAGCCTGGGGACCCCAAGAGGGCTTCAAGAAGCATGCAGGATTTCAGggcgaatttttttttttttttttttaagattctatttatttgacagagagagacacagcgagagagggaacacaagcagggggagtgggagagggagaagcaggcttcccgccgagcagggagcccgatgtggagctcgatcccaggaccccgggatcatgacctgagctgaaggcagacgcttaacgactgagccacccaggggcccctcagggCGAATTCTTAATCCTTACCTGCCTCAGCCTAAGCCCAAGTGGGAttctgagtgtgtgtggggggggcggttgTCACAAATTCAGCTGGGCAGTCCACTGTGGTTCAAAGTTCCAGCGCTGGAGTTGGTCTGACCAAATgttaaagaacacacacacacacacatgagccATACACCCAAGGGCACACGGACGCCATCTCCAAGACAGCAGTGTGCACTCGGGCTTATCACACACACGTGTGGATCCAGAGGTGGTGATGCTGCAGGTGTAGACCCCAATACACGTGCAGGCGCAGTGACCCACGGGGCTGCGTCAGGCGCTCGTGCCAGCCACTCAGCAGCCACCTCGGGGACGCAATCAGCCACAGGCACAACGTGGGAAATTCTACAGGACAAATGACTCAGTTTTTTTGACAAACAGCATAtggaaaaaagggagggggatTGCTATATATACTAAAAGAAACTTGGAAGACATGTCAGCCAGATGCACCATGTGGACCctgtttggatcctgatttttAACAACTCAACTGTAAAAAGGTATTTttgaaacaataaagaaaaactaaacatgGATTCAGTATTAgataatattaaagaattattaatttgGTTGGGTGTAACTGCATCACTGTAGTTGtcattatattaaaacaaaaaacgtCCTTATGGATTAGAGATATATCCTGAAGTATATATGGGCAAAACGATATGATGTCtggatgtctgggatttgctttaaaatattacagcaagggggctgcctggctggcttggtctgTGGAgcatgcagttcttttttttttttaagattttatttatttttgagagagagcgagagcgtggaggggaggaacagaaggagaagagggagagaatcccaagcagactccacgccgagGGCAGAGTGTAGCccgacccagggcttgatcccacaacccataagatcatgacctgagccaaagccaagagtccgatgctcaaccaactgagccactgaggtgtcCTGGgcatgcagttcttttttttttttttttaaagattttatttatttatttgacagagagatagacagaagagcacaagcagagggagtggcagagggagagggagaagcaggctctgcactgagcagggaacccgatgcgggactcgatcccaggaccctgagatcatgacctgagccgaaggcagacgcttaaccatctgagccacccaggcgccctgggcatgcagttcttaatctcagggtcaggagttcgaACCcaacactgggtatagagattgcttaaataaataaactttaaaaaaaaatcttaaaataggggcgcctgggtggtgcagtcagttgagcatccaactcttggtttcagttcaggttgtgatcttggggttgtgggatcgagccctgcatctggctccgcactcagtgcggcgtctgcttgggattctgtctccccctccctctgtccctcctactgtgttctctctctaaaataaatcttttttaaaaatcttaaaatattgcagcagaaaagaaaaagggagacgGATGAAACAATGGCAAGAATACTGATAGATGTTGAAGGTGGTCTTGGAGTCATTATACTATTCGGTCTAGGATTCCTTATACCATTCTTGCAATTTCTATGAATAATAGAAATTTTTCCTACTAAAACAATGATCCATGCTGGGGCCACTTGGCTCCTTCCCCTTGGCTGAGCACCACCCCTTCAGTGCAGGAGCTCGTCCCCTGGCCTCCAGAGCAGGCCAGGTGGGTAATCTAGGTCCTGAACAGAAAAGGGGCTGTAATCTTGGTCCCCGTCCACCTGCGCGGGCTGTGCTTCTAAGTTATGTTCATGATAGTCTGCAGCATAAGGCTCAGAGGGGACTGGTGACACCCCGGACGCACACAGGCAACATGGGGGCAAAACTGGACCCCAAATCCAGATtcctctgactccaaagccatgGCCTTTGAGCTGGTTTCTTCCAGGAGGTGCTGGGACCAGCAAAGGGTATGTTGGGAGGGCACTAGGGTCCAGCTGGGCACAGATGTCTGAGTCTTATCTAAAAAATGGGTACAGTAACACCCACCACAGGTAGTGGGGAAGAACCTAAGGGTGATTCACAGCCCCATCAGACTCAACACCTCCTTTTACAAGTTACTTTGTGAGGCCACCTTGACTACCCTGAAATTCAACATCATGGAACCCTCAATCACTgcaaaaaccaagaaaaagctCTCACGAAGTCCTCAAGCGCCCCCCTGGGGGTGGAGAGTGGTACTGCCTCTGTTAAGAACCACAAGTTCAGGGTGTTCTTGGAAAGGAACCCCTGgtccagagaagggagaaggccTGCCCCAGAAAGCAGGAATGTCTGCCTCTTATTTTCTGTGCACCAGGCTCATAGCTGGGCACTTCACACATGCTAAGTCCTGCTTTGCATGGCCCACTGGCGCAGACTCTCATTAGCCCAGAACACAAGATGAGGAAACGGGCACAGAGCAGATAGGGATGGACCCAGGCTCCCATAGCTGCCGAAGGCTGAAGAAGCATGGTTCTGAAGCCATCCTCTCAAGTGGAAGGTCTGCTGCGGGGTCACAGGGTTCTGACTTTGACTGCTTCCTCTCTCCAGTTCAACCCCATTCAGCTACCTTCCCTTTAGCAGTGGGCTCTGAGCTGTACCCATCCGCTCCACCCCCCACAGCCTGAAAGGTGCTCCTGCTGACTCCTGCAACCCAGGGCCCTGCTGTTCTCCCCACACCTGGCACCTCTCTCTCCTGGGCCTTCCCAACCCACAACCTGGCCGGGTCTGGCCCCGGCCTGAAGCCCTCCTGCATCTTCCCAGGGCCCTCAGGATAAAAGTTAAATCTTTTAAGCAAGATGCCTTCAGGACGCTTCAGGGTTCAGTCCCATCTAAGCTCCCCAGCTTTTCCACCAGTTCTTCCCAGAAGCCCTCCGAAAGGGCTAAAGATTATTGCTATTACTACACTACGtttattctctccctttccctacaAGGTTCTCTCTACAAGGAGATAGGTCTTGGCCTGTCTCCCCCAGAATGGCAGCTCCAGCCCACCCTGCTCTGTTAGGACGCTCAGGTGGCACTCACCATGGGGGCGCCGCGGTGGCCGATGAGGGCTGGCTTGGGGCCCAGATCCTTCTTCTCCATGATGCAGGGAGAGGAGATGGTGAGAGGCACCAGGTAGAAGGCAAACACCACGATGAAGAAGGTACAGAGAATGGCCATCTGGGAGGCTGCAGACACAGGCTGTGAGTGAGGCTGCTGGTGAGCCGTGTGGCTCCCATGAGGCCCACCCATGAACCCTGGGCAGCTTGGAAGGGGGGGGGGATGCTGGACCTCTCTTCCCTCCCCGTCACGACCCAGATGCTCTGCAGGGACCCTGCACCACGGGCAGCCCCCATTCTTGCTGGGAAGGTGAGCTTGACTTCTCACTCCCACATAGACAGGCAAGCAGAGGAGGAAACATGCTGCAGCCCTTGGTGGAACCTGTGGGCCACTCTGAATCAGAACCCTCACACTGAGAACGACACCTCATCCCCAGGCCACCTAGGTGACGTCCAAGTGAGGGCAGGACAAGCCGGTTTGGGTACTGGGAAGGCAGTCATACTTACAGGACCGTTCTGCCCGGGCGAACTGTCCCGCCACAATCCAGGAGAGCGCAGTGATAGCGACCAGGGCCCCCACGTGCAGGAATGGCGCTGTGCCCTTGTGTGTGGGAAGGGGCAAGAGGGACCATTGGCTCCCAGCCACGCCCATACCCTCTGGTCACCGACATCCGACAGCCTGTCTCTATCCATGGGGCAGGGAACTCTGTCTCCATTTTTCAGTGGAAGGAAACTCGGGGTGCAGAAACCCCAAGCTAtagccccctccctgctctgacTTACTATGTGACCTAGAccgctccctgccccctctgggCCTTTGGAGAGACTTGAGCAATAAAAAGGCCCTGCCTTGTCTGGAAGGTCCCGAGGACGCAGCTGCtcggcaccccccacccccactcacctgCAGGGAAATCAGCAGAACCTCCCACTCGTCCTGCCACAGCTGGGCCACGGCCGACATGGCCACCACCGTGGACACCAGGATGACCACCAGCCCTATCTGGAAGGGGAACAATCACCAGACAGAGGGTCAGAGCAGGTGTGCCTGGACAGCCTGAGTGTCCCCAGTGTGTCACAGGGGGGCAGAGGCAGCGGGGGGAGGCCGAGAGGACACGGGGAGGAATGGAATGCGAGACCCACGAAACAGGGAGGTGGGGAAGTGGAAAGGAGGCACGACTGAAAGAGGGCCAGAGACGGCCAGTCAGAAGTGACAGCAAGGgacaggggcaggaggaggcaggcagaCCTCGAGAGAACAGAAGGGAGGCCGGAGAGGAGAGAAGGTGGGAGGAAGCTGGGGGGAGGCGGAGGCTCAGCCCAGGGTCCAGGCCCCCTGAGGGGGTGAGGAAGGAAGACACTCGGCCAGTGGGGACCTCTCCTGGGCCCAGCCGGTCATGGCTAAGGCCTCTCCTAGCCCTGCCAGCAGCCCTTGGGGCGAAGGGTGACTCATCCAGGCCTCGGGGGCAGGAGGTTGAGGAGCCGGGTCCCCTGCAAGAGCCGATAGCCCCTGAGGTTACAGCAAGAAGTGAGGTGGGGTTCTGCCCCACAGGCCCCACTGCCAAGGCTTGCTTCCAGCTTCTACtgtgtgcgggggtggggggggcggggggtgggctgCCCCTGGAGCTGCCTCCTGGAGAAACAAGGAGCGTGACTCCGAGGGAAGATGAGACAGGACCTCCACAGGACAGAGAGCTTTGGGGACAGATGGGATCTGAAACATCTCATGCAATGCAAGATGCTCCCCCAAACTAAGTGAAGCCTGGTTTCTGACTACTCAGTCCCCAGccccccctccaacccccccccctcACTCCAgccaccttcccctccctgccaagCCTGGCACCTCTAGGCTCAGGTCACACCTCTCCCCCaggtcccccacccccctctccgtAATGGGCCAGTCAAGGCCACCACCCCCTGCGCCACCGCTGCTGCGAGCTGTCTCCTCACTGCCACCCCCTTTCTCTTCCTGCAGGGCCTTTCTCAAGGCAGACGCCTTTTGAGGGCCCGCCACCAACTGAACGAGCTGGCACGGGGAGGCCAGAGACAGCAGTTGATCCATCTTCGttccctgccaggcagggaggatTCATCCTTGCCTGGGATTAAGTTTTCCTTTGGAGGTTTGTCATTCCAGCCCATCAGCCCGGAAATGAATGTTCCCATAAGAAGCAGTAATAAGGCTGAGATGGGTGGGGGCCTTTATGGGCTGAAACACGAGAAGGGGAGAGACGCAGGCAGACAGAGGGCCCGCGTGCCCGAGGCCAGGGGACGGACGTCCTGCTTTcctcatgtttatttttctaatgtccCAGGTGAGGTCATGATCACCTTGATTTTACATGCAGGGAAACTGCTCAGCATGCGGGTTTGCTTGCCACGCAGCTTTGAGGGGGCAGATCCAGAAGTGAACCCCATCCTGCCTGTCTCGGAGGTCGTGCTCTTTCTGGGGTGTCCCACTGCAGTGGAGGGAGGCCAAGGAGTGTGCTCGCCATCCCTGAGAAATCCCCCTCCACACATGGGCTCCctgcgtgccccccccccccactgctgcCCCCTCCAGGCAGGCCCTGGGCACAGCCAAGGTCTCTGGAGGGTTGTTTCTGACAGTCTCACCACATTTAACTGCTAGTGGAGAGATGTGCAATGACACTGATTTCCCATAATCCTAACGCAGTTAAAATTGTTATTCTCTCCGAGTCTTGCCGTGGCTGTCGTGGCAACCATTATGCTCAGCAGCATCACCGCGGTGCTCGATGTCTGTGGggctccccccacaccccatgtTGTCTCCCGAAGCCACAATAACAGCACCGGGGCCCAGCGTGACCATTGTTCCTCAAATGTGGCTGGAAAGGATAAAGCCCACCCAGAAGGCCCAGAGATGGCATGCTCGGCTCCTGTGAAAGCGGTCTTTGGAGTTCTGTGCAGGGGACTGTGGTTTGAGAGGACCGCGGGAGGGATGGAGGACACAGGCAGCCGTCCGAGCAGCGCGGGGCTGGAAGCCAGCCTTGCCGAGGGGCCGCACAGCGGCCTCCCGGGGGCGGCAGGACGCTGGGCCCTGCGGTCCCCATGCAGACGGTTGGCCAGGGTTCGGGGGCCCCGCGCATCCCCTCCTTCAGTCAGACCCCGGCGCTGCGGTCCTACGGGGAGAGGCTAGCCTCCGGAAGCACGTCTCCTGAGCTGTGcaacagggagagagagtgcccaCCTGAAAGGGGTGTGGGGacaagggagagaaagcaggtgGTGTGCTAATAGAGCACGATGGTCGGCACCCAGAGAGTAAACGCTTACTAAATGTTAGTGGCAGAGTTTGAgacacctcctccaggcaggccctgg encodes the following:
- the GDPD5 gene encoding glycerophosphodiester phosphodiesterase domain-containing protein 5, with translation MVRHQPLQYYEPQLCLSCLTGIYGCRWKRYQRSHDDTTPWERLWFLLLTFTFGLTLTWLYFWWEVRNDYDEFNWYLYSRMGYWSDWSVPILVTTAAAFTYIAGLLVLALCHIAVGQQMNLHWLHKIGLVVILVSTVVAMSAVAQLWQDEWEVLLISLQGTAPFLHVGALVAITALSWIVAGQFARAERSSSQMAILCTFFIVVFAFYLVPLTISSPCIMEKKDLGPKPALIGHRGAPMLAPEHTLMSFRKALEQKLYGLQADVTISLDGVPFLMHDNTLRRTTNVAEEFPELARRPASMLNWTILQRLNAGQWFLKADPFWTASSLSPSDHREAQNQSICSLAELLELAKGNATLLLNLRDPPREHPFRGSFLNVTLEALLRSGFPQHQVLWLPNRQRPFVRKVAPGFQQTSGSKEAATSLRKGHIQRLNLRYTQVSRQELRDYASWNLSVNLYTVNAPWLFSLLWCAGVPSVTSDNSHTLSQVPSPLWIMPPDEYCLMWVTADLISFMLIIGIFVLQKWRLGGIRSYNPEQIMLSAAVRRTSRDVSIMKEKLIFSEISDGMEVSDELSVCSDNSYDTYANNAPTPMDNRRSGSRTKTLTDHSGC